The Myxococcales bacterium region ATAGCGACCGCACGACCTCTTGGACCGGGCCCTCGAGAGCCGCTCGGTGCCGCGTCAGGGCGCGGGCGATGGCGTGCGTCTCCGCTTCCGAGATGGGGCTTGGGACGCGGACGTGAAGCTTCAGCCCCCAAGCGAGGAGCGCCGGATCACCCGCGAGTTCGGACACGTGCGAGGCCGTCACGACGAGATCCGAGATCTCCGTAGGGAACACGGCGCCGCCGCGACTCAAGCGCTCTTCCACCTGAGCGCGAGCGCGCTCGAACATCGAGAGCGCGTCTTCGCTCCGCCCAAGGGAGACGGCGCGCTCGGTCACCTCGAGCAGGAGCTGCACGTTCCACGCGTGCTTCGAGCTCGCCCCGAACTGGCCGCTCAGCGTCTCTTCTTCGTCGGTCTGCTCCGTCGCTCCGCAGGCCGGGCACGCGGCGAGCTCCTGCGGGTAGGGCAAGCGGCAATGCGCGCAATACCGGAGGAAGCCGGTGGTCTTGTTCGAGATGGCCGACTGCCCGACGCGGCAAAAGACGAGCTCCTGCGTGCCGATGCGAATGCGATCGCCGTCACGGAGCTGCACGGGGCGTTTGACGGGCAAGCCGTTGATGCGCACACCGTTGCGGCTGCCGAGGTCTTCGAACGTGACGGCGTCGCCCTCCAGCATGATGCGCGCGTGCTGACGGGAGACGAGCGGGTCTTCGATCGTGACGTGGCACTCGGCACTTCGACCGATGAGGGTCTCGCCCTTCGGGAGATCAAACTCCTGCAACAGGAAGCGGAGCCTATAGCGTGTGGTCACGTCCACCGATCGAGCCGCGCGAGGGCGGAGCTCAGCGGCGAGTATACACGTGCGCCCGGGCGCCATGCCAACGGACGCCATCAGCGCCCGACGCCGCCCGGCGGAGAGGCGGAAACTTCGGTGTTTCCACGAATCCGCGGGATGCTCCTCCGACAGGCTTTCACGCTCGCCGGGGCGTGATATCGTCTCCGCTCCCGTGAGCGATCCGCGCGATCTCGTTCGAAAGTTATGCGCCGAGACCCTGGCGCCGCTCGTGCGCGCCGATGGGGGTGTGCTTCACCTCGTCAGCGTCACGACCGACGACGTGCACGTGCACCTGAGCGGCACGTGCTCGGGTTGCCCCGGCGTCGCGTTCACACGCGACCGCATGCTCGAACCGGCCCTGCAAACCGTGATCCCCAAGATCCGTCTGCGCGTCACCACGGGGCTGCGTATTCCCGAAGGCGCGGAGCCCTTCGGCGAGTGACCAGGGCCAGCCTGCCGCTGGCCCCCGGTCATCACGCCCCGTCACGGCGCCGTCGCTACCGCTTCGCGGCGGGCGGCTTGCCGGTCTTCTTGTCGGCGGGCGTCTTGTCGGTCTTCTGTTGCTGGCTCGGGTCTTGGAGGCTTCCGCGGGTCGCGGCCGCCACGTCGGCGCCGAGCTCGGCCGTAGGGTCAACGTCCTTGCGCACCCGCAGCTGCGGAATGGCCGAGAGCGTGGCCTTGTCCTCGAGCACGATCACGAATTTCTTGTCGCCTTCTCGCTCGATGAGCCGGAGCTGCGTCGTGGCGTCCTGCCATCCGAGAAATGCGGTCGGGATGCCCTTGTCCGCCGCCGCCGCCATCGGCGTTCCGGCGGCGCCGAGCTTGGCGGCGATCTTCGACGACGCCTCCTCGAAGGTCTGGCCGTTCTGCGTGCCGAACGTGACGACGTCGTAGATCTTCCACAGGCGCTCGCCGATGTAGAAGAAGAAGCGGCGGTCGCCCTTGCGACCTTTGAGGCCGTCGCGGATGTGCGCTGCCTCCTTGTTTCCGTGGGTGTATTCGCCCTCGAGGCCCGGATAAACGATGTGGGAAGCGGCGTCGAAGCGCTTGATCGACGCGAACGCGATCTTTGCGGTCTCTCGCTCGGCCATCTTCTCCTGCATCTTGATGCCGTTCGACATACCGACGAGCTCTTCGTTGAACTCCTTGTCGAAGATGCCCTGCACCTGATTGTGCTGCTTGACGACCTCTTCCGGTGACATGCCCCACTTGAGGCCGTCGAGCATCGGCGCCAGCGACGCGACCGTGGTGGCCTCCTTGGTTGGCGCCTTGGCTCCCTTGCCCGCGGCTGGCTTGGCCGGCGGCTTGGCGGGGGGGGCCGCGAGGGCATCCACCGCGACGGTGCCGAGGACGAGAGCCAGAAAACAACCGTAGAGTCGACGATTCATATGTCTTTCCTCGAGAGGCTGGCAGCGTGGCGAGGCCCGCGCATTTGGGGCCGCGGCCAAGCGGAGGGCGCAAAACACCCTAGCATTGGCCGTTGGACGTACCAA contains the following coding sequences:
- a CDS encoding FHA domain-containing protein; the encoded protein is MTTRYRLRFLLQEFDLPKGETLIGRSAECHVTIEDPLVSRQHARIMLEGDAVTFEDLGSRNGVRINGLPVKRPVQLRDGDRIRIGTQELVFCRVGQSAISNKTTGFLRYCAHCRLPYPQELAACPACGATEQTDEEETLSGQFGASSKHAWNVQLLLEVTERAVSLGRSEDALSMFERARAQVEERLSRGGAVFPTEISDLVVTASHVSELAGDPALLAWGLKLHVRVPSPISEAETHAIARALTRHRAALEGPVQEVVRSLSSLSSELQGEVAQLRALLEEARQ
- a CDS encoding NifU family protein, with translation MPTDAISARRRPAERRKLRCFHESAGCSSDRLSRSPGRDIVSAPVSDPRDLVRKLCAETLAPLVRADGGVLHLVSVTTDDVHVHLSGTCSGCPGVAFTRDRMLEPALQTVIPKIRLRVTTGLRIPEGAEPFGE